One part of the Mycolicibacterium aromaticivorans JS19b1 = JCM 16368 genome encodes these proteins:
- the cei gene encoding envelope integrity protein Cei translates to MVAQITEGTAFDKHGRPFRRRNYLPGLIALGVMFVITAIVWGFVLTRPVDVREAAACNPPPPAADPGAPTLGQQVSHSSMIDVAPAKLVDTKIRVLNASGQGGQASEIAGALRDLGFAQPTAANDPIYTNTRLTCQGQIRFGASGRAGAAAVWLVAPCVELFQDDRKDDSVDLAIGTDFTTLAHSDDIDAVLAGLRPDATEPADSTLLTKIHNGTC, encoded by the coding sequence GTGGTCGCTCAAATCACGGAGGGTACGGCCTTCGACAAGCACGGTCGCCCGTTCCGTCGACGCAACTACCTGCCCGGACTCATCGCCCTGGGCGTGATGTTCGTGATCACCGCAATCGTGTGGGGATTCGTGCTGACCCGCCCCGTCGACGTGCGGGAGGCGGCGGCCTGCAATCCGCCGCCGCCGGCCGCCGATCCCGGCGCCCCCACCCTCGGCCAGCAGGTGTCGCACTCGTCGATGATCGACGTCGCACCTGCCAAGCTCGTCGACACCAAGATCCGGGTGCTCAACGCCAGCGGCCAGGGCGGCCAGGCCAGCGAGATCGCCGGCGCGCTACGTGACCTCGGCTTCGCCCAGCCCACCGCGGCCAACGATCCCATCTACACCAACACCCGGCTGACCTGTCAGGGCCAGATCCGCTTCGGCGCCAGCGGCCGGGCCGGTGCGGCCGCGGTCTGGCTGGTGGCACCGTGCGTCGAGCTGTTCCAGGACGACCGCAAGGACGACTCGGTGGACTTGGCCATCGGCACCGACTTCACCACGCTGGCGCACAGCGACGACATCGACGCAGTCCTGGCCGGTCTGCGCCCGGACGCCACCGAGCCGGCCGATTCGACCTTGCTGACCAAGATCCACAACGGCACCTGCTGA
- a CDS encoding serine hydrolase domain-containing protein: protein MLTVATACSHGPAPHETLTRAAVPTYLPAPPVGPPTPDLPEVSKIVTEAVAANRLPGAVVVVGHGGKIVFRRAYGVRKLPGERGLDGSPAPAEPMTEDTIFDLASLTKPLATATAVMQLYQQGRLGVDDPIQKYLPEFNTGNDPKRAAVTVRMLLTHTSGETGDVELKDPWGLDSPDRAEGFRRALTTPLESPPGEGFRYSDINFIVLGALIERLTGEPEDDYVQQHVFAPLGMADTRYLPLAKVCGHNKITGAAVRWSPTESTECTAGQWNTVLLPRIAPTAWDEDSPGEPNRNPDFGHLLRGTVHDTTARRMGGVAGHAGVFSTASDVSVFAQALLDRLAGRPSTFPLTQSSLELMTSPQQPGHTTGQLDAANAALARKPGHRPRYPAIPGQNLRGLGWDIDTGQSGARGTVFPVGGFGHTGFTGTSLWLDPRSDTYVVLLSNAVHTRGSSPITSLRAAVATAAARSLRLYGSG from the coding sequence CTGCTGACGGTGGCCACCGCGTGCTCACACGGGCCCGCACCGCACGAGACCCTGACCCGGGCCGCGGTTCCCACGTACCTGCCCGCGCCACCGGTCGGGCCGCCGACGCCCGATCTTCCCGAGGTGTCGAAAATCGTCACCGAGGCCGTCGCGGCGAACCGCCTGCCCGGTGCGGTGGTCGTGGTCGGGCACGGGGGCAAGATCGTCTTCCGCAGGGCCTACGGCGTGCGCAAGCTGCCCGGCGAACGCGGACTGGACGGATCGCCCGCCCCCGCCGAACCGATGACCGAGGACACCATCTTCGACCTCGCGTCACTGACGAAGCCGCTGGCCACGGCGACGGCCGTCATGCAGCTTTACCAGCAGGGCCGGCTGGGAGTCGACGACCCGATTCAGAAGTACCTGCCCGAATTCAACACCGGCAACGATCCCAAACGCGCCGCGGTCACGGTGCGGATGCTGCTCACCCACACCTCAGGTGAAACCGGTGACGTCGAGCTCAAGGACCCGTGGGGTTTGGACTCCCCCGATCGCGCCGAGGGTTTCCGTCGCGCACTCACCACACCGCTGGAATCTCCTCCCGGAGAGGGGTTTCGCTACTCCGACATCAACTTCATCGTGCTCGGCGCGCTGATCGAGCGACTCACCGGTGAGCCCGAGGACGACTACGTTCAACAGCACGTATTCGCCCCGCTCGGCATGGCCGACACCCGTTATCTACCACTGGCGAAGGTGTGCGGACACAACAAGATCACCGGCGCCGCAGTCCGGTGGTCGCCTACCGAATCAACCGAATGCACTGCAGGCCAATGGAATACGGTTCTACTCCCCCGCATCGCACCGACGGCGTGGGATGAGGACAGCCCCGGCGAGCCGAACCGCAACCCGGATTTCGGCCACCTACTACGCGGAACTGTGCACGATACGACGGCGCGGCGAATGGGTGGGGTCGCCGGACATGCCGGGGTGTTCTCCACCGCCTCCGACGTCAGCGTCTTCGCCCAGGCACTACTCGACCGGCTTGCGGGCAGGCCCAGCACTTTTCCGCTGACGCAGTCGAGCCTCGAGTTGATGACCTCTCCGCAACAGCCGGGGCATACCACGGGACAACTCGACGCGGCCAACGCCGCGCTGGCTAGGAAGCCGGGCCATCGCCCGCGGTATCCGGCGATCCCCGGACAGAACCTTCGCGGTCTCGGCTGGGACATCGACACCGGCCAGTCCGGCGCCCGCGGCACGGTGTTTCCCGTCGGCGGCTTCGGCCACACCGGCTTCACCGGGACGTCACTGTGGCTGGATCCCCGATCCGACACCTACGTGGTGCTGCTGTCGAACGCGGTTCACACCCGCGGCAGCTCTCCGATCACGTCGCTGCGCGCTGCCGTGGCCACCGCCGCCGCGCGATCATTGCGCCTCTACGGCAGCGGCTGA
- a CDS encoding DUF7455 domain-containing protein: MNATLTSPELTKADRCDRCGAAARVRAKLPSGAELLFCQHHANEHQAKLIELAAVIEVSPSEA; the protein is encoded by the coding sequence ATGAACGCGACCCTGACCAGTCCTGAATTGACCAAGGCTGATCGCTGCGACCGCTGTGGTGCAGCGGCTCGGGTGCGCGCCAAGCTTCCCTCCGGTGCCGAGCTCCTGTTCTGCCAGCATCACGCCAACGAGCACCAGGCCAAGTTGATCGAGCTGGCCGCGGTGATCGAAGTCAGCCCGTCGGAGGCGTAA
- the ppgK gene encoding polyphosphate--glucose phosphotransferase, whose amino-acid sequence MPETESPTTPGQNRGFGVDVGGSGVKGGIVDLDTGKLIGDRYKLPTPQPSTPEAVAATVAEVVKHFDWTGPLGVTYPGVVVNGVVQTAANVDKGWIGTNASEVIGAALGGQHVVVLNDADAAGIAEQHHGAGRNRDGVIILLTFGTGIGSAVIHGGQLLPNTEFGHLEVDGKEAEHRAASSVKERKDWSYERWSQEVTKVLVSIENALWPDLFIAGGGISRKADKWIPLLNNRTPVVAAELQNEAGIVGAAMAAQADVTR is encoded by the coding sequence ATGCCCGAGACCGAATCCCCCACCACCCCCGGACAGAACCGCGGCTTCGGCGTCGACGTCGGTGGCAGTGGGGTCAAGGGTGGCATCGTCGATCTCGACACCGGCAAACTGATCGGCGACCGCTACAAATTGCCGACCCCGCAGCCCTCCACCCCCGAAGCGGTCGCCGCGACGGTCGCCGAGGTGGTCAAGCACTTCGACTGGACCGGCCCGCTGGGCGTCACCTACCCCGGGGTCGTCGTCAACGGCGTCGTGCAGACCGCGGCCAACGTCGACAAGGGCTGGATCGGCACCAACGCCTCCGAGGTCATCGGCGCGGCCTTGGGCGGCCAGCACGTGGTGGTGCTCAACGACGCCGACGCCGCGGGCATAGCGGAGCAGCACCACGGCGCCGGCCGCAACAGGGACGGCGTGATCATCTTGCTGACCTTCGGCACCGGGATCGGGTCGGCCGTGATCCACGGCGGTCAGCTGCTGCCGAACACCGAGTTCGGCCATCTCGAGGTCGACGGCAAGGAGGCCGAACACCGGGCGGCGTCCTCGGTCAAGGAACGCAAGGACTGGAGCTACGAACGGTGGAGCCAGGAAGTCACGAAAGTCCTGGTCAGCATCGAGAATGCGCTGTGGCCTGACCTGTTCATCGCCGGCGGCGGCATCAGCCGCAAGGCCGACAAATGGATCCCGCTGCTGAACAATCGGACCCCGGTGGTCGCCGCCGAGTTGCAGAACGAGGCGGGCATCGTCGGGGCCGCGATGGCGGCGCAGGCCGACGTCACACGCTGA
- a CDS encoding RNA polymerase sigma factor → MAATKASPATDEPVKRTATKTPAKKSAASQTKSAANGSAPVKRAAKAAPRAAGAEPGDSEITDATATPTKTRATKAAAKKAPATRGRAKKDAAPADTDAEAGADEELDGDLDVDPELDVAEDDIELEDLEDVAEDSDDAADEEAAPAAGAPAAEGESGDEEDIAEPSEKDKASGDFVWDEEESEALRQARKDAELTASADSVRAYLKQIGKVALLNAEEEVELAKRIEAGLYATQLMAEKTDKGEKLPVQQRRDMQWICRDGDRAKNHLLEANLRLVVSLAKRYTGRGMAFLDLIQEGNLGLIRAVEKFDYTKGYKFSTYATWWIRQAITRAMADQARTIRIPVHMVEVINKLGRIQRELLQDLGREPTPEELAKEMDITPEKVLEIQQYAREPISLDQTIGDEGDSQLGDFIEDSEAVVAVDAVSFTLLQDQLQSVLETLSEREAGVVRLRFGLTDGQPRTLDEIGQVYGVTRERIRQIESKTMSKLRHPSRSQVLRDYLD, encoded by the coding sequence GTGGCAGCGACGAAGGCAAGCCCGGCAACCGATGAGCCGGTGAAGCGCACCGCCACCAAGACTCCCGCGAAGAAGTCGGCGGCCAGCCAGACCAAATCGGCGGCCAACGGTTCCGCGCCGGTCAAGCGTGCCGCCAAGGCCGCTCCCCGCGCCGCCGGAGCCGAACCCGGCGATTCCGAGATCACTGACGCAACGGCCACCCCGACCAAGACGCGCGCCACCAAGGCTGCCGCGAAGAAGGCCCCGGCCACCCGCGGCCGGGCCAAGAAGGATGCGGCCCCCGCCGACACCGACGCCGAGGCCGGCGCCGATGAGGAACTCGACGGCGACCTCGATGTCGATCCCGAACTCGACGTAGCCGAGGACGACATCGAACTCGAGGACCTCGAAGACGTCGCCGAAGATTCTGACGACGCGGCCGACGAGGAAGCCGCCCCAGCCGCGGGCGCGCCGGCCGCCGAGGGCGAGTCCGGGGACGAAGAGGACATCGCCGAGCCGTCGGAGAAGGACAAGGCGTCCGGCGACTTCGTGTGGGACGAAGAAGAGTCCGAGGCATTGCGGCAGGCCCGCAAGGACGCCGAGCTCACCGCCTCGGCCGACTCGGTTCGCGCCTACCTGAAGCAGATCGGCAAGGTCGCGCTACTCAACGCCGAGGAAGAGGTCGAGCTCGCCAAGCGGATCGAGGCAGGCCTCTACGCCACCCAGTTGATGGCGGAGAAGACCGACAAGGGCGAGAAGCTGCCGGTTCAGCAGCGCCGAGACATGCAGTGGATCTGCCGCGACGGTGACCGCGCGAAGAACCATCTACTCGAGGCCAACCTGCGTCTTGTGGTGTCGCTGGCCAAGCGCTACACCGGTCGCGGCATGGCCTTCCTGGACCTCATCCAGGAAGGCAACCTGGGTCTGATCCGCGCTGTCGAGAAGTTCGACTACACCAAGGGCTACAAGTTCTCCACGTACGCCACATGGTGGATCCGCCAGGCGATCACCCGCGCGATGGCCGACCAGGCCCGCACCATCCGTATCCCGGTGCACATGGTCGAGGTCATCAACAAGCTCGGACGCATCCAGCGTGAGCTGCTCCAGGATCTGGGCCGCGAGCCCACTCCCGAAGAGCTCGCCAAGGAAATGGACATCACGCCGGAGAAGGTGCTGGAGATCCAGCAGTACGCGCGTGAACCCATCTCGCTGGACCAGACCATCGGCGACGAGGGCGACAGCCAGCTCGGCGACTTCATCGAGGATTCCGAGGCCGTCGTGGCCGTGGACGCGGTGAGCTTCACCCTGCTGCAGGATCAACTGCAGTCAGTGCTCGAGACGCTCTCCGAGCGCGAAGCCGGCGTGGTGCGGCTGCGGTTCGGCCTGACCGACGGCCAGCCGCGCACACTCGACGAGATCGGGCAGGTCTACGGAGTCACCCGCGAACGGATCCGCCAGATCGAGTCGAAGACCATGAGCAAGCTGCGGCACCCGAGCCGTTCCCAGGTGCTGCGCGACTACCTGGACTGA
- a CDS encoding YihY/virulence factor BrkB family protein, with product MTDQSAKPSRHHVWRISKRTLSKSWDDSIFSESAQAGFWSVLSLPPLLLGMLGSLSYIAPLFGPDTLPTIENQLINFANSFFSKNVVNEIIQPTVRDIVASARGEVVSFGFVISLWAGSSAISAFVDSVVEAHDQTPLRHPVRQRFFALGLYVVMLVFVIASAPFVALGPRKISSYLPDSWDNVLHYGYYPALAVTLVLAVTILYRVSLPKPLPTHRLLWGAILAATVFVVAAMGLRFYLTWITSTGYTYGALATPIAFLLFAFFLGFAIMIGAELNAAIEEEFPAPTPHAEQMRTWLRRKAKSMGDNDNKDAAADNEAQPVPGETTEAAPISPS from the coding sequence ATGACTGACCAATCGGCCAAGCCATCTCGTCACCACGTATGGCGGATCTCGAAACGCACGTTGTCCAAAAGCTGGGACGACTCGATTTTTTCTGAGTCCGCACAGGCGGGTTTTTGGTCGGTCCTGTCGTTGCCGCCGCTCCTGCTCGGCATGCTCGGGAGCCTTTCTTACATTGCACCGCTGTTCGGGCCGGACACCCTGCCGACCATCGAGAACCAGCTGATCAACTTCGCCAACAGCTTCTTCTCGAAGAATGTGGTCAACGAGATCATCCAGCCGACCGTCCGCGACATCGTGGCGAGCGCGCGCGGTGAAGTGGTGTCGTTCGGTTTCGTCATCAGCCTGTGGGCCGGCTCGTCGGCCATCTCGGCGTTCGTCGACTCGGTGGTGGAAGCTCACGACCAGACGCCGTTGCGACATCCGGTGCGGCAACGGTTCTTCGCGCTCGGGCTCTACGTGGTGATGTTGGTGTTCGTCATCGCCAGCGCACCGTTCGTGGCGCTCGGCCCCCGCAAGATCTCGTCGTATCTTCCCGACAGCTGGGACAACGTCCTGCATTACGGCTACTACCCCGCGCTCGCCGTGACCCTGGTGCTGGCCGTCACGATCCTCTACCGGGTGTCGCTACCCAAACCGTTGCCCACCCATCGCCTGCTGTGGGGTGCGATCCTGGCGGCGACGGTGTTCGTGGTCGCGGCGATGGGCCTGCGGTTCTACCTGACCTGGATCACCAGCACCGGCTACACCTATGGCGCGCTGGCGACCCCGATCGCGTTCCTGCTGTTCGCGTTCTTCCTCGGCTTCGCCATCATGATCGGCGCCGAACTCAACGCCGCCATCGAAGAGGAGTTTCCCGCTCCCACACCGCATGCCGAACAGATGCGAACGTGGTTGCGGCGCAAGGCGAAGTCGATGGGTGATAACGACAACAAGGACGCCGCCGCCGACAACGAGGCGCAGCCGGTGCCCGGGGAGACGACCGAAGCCGCCCCGATCAGCCCTTCTTGA
- a CDS encoding DUF952 domain-containing protein, whose amino-acid sequence MYPNPEFLLHLCGQRDWEIAQASGELCPASLSEAGFIHLSTPEQVHLPANRLYSGRTDLVLLHIDPQQLQAPLRWEHGVPTDPESMRFPHLYGRLPTTAVMKVTPYQPGRDGRFQPFETST is encoded by the coding sequence ATGTACCCGAATCCGGAATTCTTACTCCACCTGTGCGGACAGCGAGACTGGGAAATCGCGCAGGCCAGCGGAGAACTTTGCCCCGCATCGCTGAGCGAAGCCGGATTCATCCACCTGTCGACGCCCGAGCAGGTGCACCTGCCGGCCAACCGGTTGTACTCCGGCCGAACCGATTTGGTACTGCTGCACATCGACCCTCAACAGCTGCAGGCACCGCTGCGTTGGGAACACGGTGTTCCAACGGATCCCGAGTCGATGCGGTTCCCGCATCTGTACGGCCGCCTACCGACTACCGCCGTGATGAAAGTCACGCCCTATCAACCGGGACGGGACGGCCGGTTTCAGCCGTTCGAGACGTCGACGTAG
- a CDS encoding DUF4193 domain-containing protein, protein MATDYDAPRRTETDEVSEDSLEELKARRNEAQSAVVDVDETDSAENFELPGADLSGEELSVRVVPKQADEFTCSSCFLVHHRSRLASDKNGVMICTDCAA, encoded by the coding sequence ATGGCTACCGACTACGACGCCCCGCGGCGCACCGAGACCGACGAGGTGTCCGAGGATTCGCTGGAGGAACTCAAGGCGCGCCGCAACGAGGCGCAGTCGGCCGTAGTAGACGTCGACGAGACGGATTCCGCGGAGAATTTCGAGCTGCCCGGCGCGGATCTGTCGGGTGAAGAGCTCTCGGTACGCGTTGTTCCCAAGCAGGCCGACGAATTCACCTGCTCGAGTTGCTTTCTGGTGCATCACCGCAGCCGGCTGGCCAGCGACAAGAACGGCGTGATGATCTGCACCGACTGCGCGGCGTAG
- a CDS encoding DUF3099 domain-containing protein, translated as MKRELGFDDEGRPVLITAAATPYEEQHRQRVRKYLAIMSFRIPALILAAVAYGLWHNGLISLAIIAVSLPLPWMAVLIANDRPPRRAEEPRRFNDTPQRTPLFPRAEHRALDAGISAAQPHPAGGPDRGSH; from the coding sequence ATGAAGCGTGAGCTGGGATTCGACGACGAGGGTCGGCCCGTGCTCATCACCGCCGCGGCGACACCCTACGAAGAGCAGCATCGTCAGCGAGTACGGAAGTACCTGGCGATCATGTCTTTTCGGATTCCGGCGCTGATCCTGGCGGCAGTCGCATATGGCTTGTGGCACAACGGACTGATCTCACTGGCGATCATCGCGGTGTCACTGCCACTGCCGTGGATGGCCGTCCTGATCGCCAATGATCGCCCGCCCCGGCGTGCCGAGGAGCCCCGGCGCTTCAACGACACCCCGCAGCGGACCCCGCTGTTCCCGCGGGCCGAGCATCGCGCGCTCGATGCCGGGATCTCGGCTGCTCAACCGCATCCGGCCGGTGGTCCCGACCGCGGTTCCCACTGA
- a CDS encoding DUF3039 domain-containing protein produces MQTQTIERTDADERVDDGTDDDAPKVFHYVKKDKIAESAVMGTHVVALCGEVFPVTRAAKPGSPVCPDCKRVYENLKKG; encoded by the coding sequence ATGCAGACCCAGACGATCGAGCGCACCGACGCCGACGAACGTGTCGACGACGGGACCGACGACGATGCCCCCAAGGTCTTCCATTACGTCAAGAAAGACAAGATCGCCGAGAGTGCCGTGATGGGCACCCACGTCGTCGCGCTGTGCGGCGAGGTGTTCCCGGTGACTCGCGCGGCCAAGCCGGGCTCGCCGGTGTGCCCGGACTGCAAGCGGGTCTACGAGAACCTCAAGAAGGGCTGA
- a CDS encoding DUF3093 domain-containing protein, producing the protein MSGSRVTSQTLRYRERLWVPWWWWPLGLALAALIAKEVTMGVRTLPVWLPYAVLGAVALGVLLWMSRTEVRVVTGGDNGDDVELWAGQAHLPTSVVSRSAEIPRTAKSAALGRQLDPAAFVLHRGWVGPLVLVVLDDPDDPTPYWLVSARHPDRVLSALRS; encoded by the coding sequence GTGTCTGGTTCGCGTGTGACCTCGCAAACCCTGCGGTACCGCGAGCGGCTCTGGGTGCCGTGGTGGTGGTGGCCGCTCGGTCTGGCATTGGCGGCACTGATCGCCAAGGAAGTCACCATGGGTGTGCGCACCCTGCCGGTGTGGCTGCCGTATGCAGTGCTCGGCGCCGTCGCGCTGGGCGTGCTGCTGTGGATGAGCCGCACCGAGGTCCGGGTCGTGACCGGCGGCGACAACGGCGATGACGTCGAATTGTGGGCAGGTCAGGCACATCTGCCCACGTCGGTGGTATCCCGGTCGGCCGAGATCCCGCGAACGGCGAAGTCGGCGGCGCTGGGCCGTCAGCTCGATCCGGCAGCGTTCGTGCTGCATCGCGGCTGGGTGGGTCCGCTGGTGCTGGTGGTGCTCGACGATCCGGACGATCCGACGCCGTACTGGCTGGTCAGCGCCCGCCATCCGGACCGGGTGCTCTCAGCGCTGCGGAGCTGA
- a CDS encoding metal-dependent transcriptional regulator, whose translation MNDLVDTTEMYLRTIYDLEEEGVIPLRARIAERLEQSGPTVSQTVARMERDGLLHVAGDRHLELTEKGRELAVSVMRKHRLAERLLVDVIGLPWEEVHAEACRWEHVMSEDVERRLVQVLDDPTVSPFGNPIPGLSLLGLDMSKFEDANLVRLTELPAGSPVAVVVRQLSEHVQGDVELIGQLKGAGVVPNARVQVESGPHGGVTILIGGHENVHLPHEMAHAVKVEKV comes from the coding sequence ATGAACGATCTGGTCGATACCACTGAGATGTATCTGCGCACGATCTACGACCTCGAAGAGGAGGGCGTGATCCCCCTGCGCGCACGCATTGCCGAGCGGCTCGAGCAGAGTGGCCCAACGGTCAGCCAGACCGTGGCCCGCATGGAACGCGACGGCCTGCTGCATGTGGCCGGCGACCGGCACCTTGAACTGACCGAAAAGGGACGCGAATTGGCCGTCTCGGTGATGCGCAAGCATCGCCTGGCCGAGCGCCTGCTGGTGGACGTCATCGGGTTGCCGTGGGAAGAAGTGCACGCCGAAGCCTGCCGCTGGGAACACGTGATGAGCGAGGACGTCGAGCGCCGGCTGGTGCAGGTCCTCGACGACCCGACGGTGTCGCCGTTCGGCAATCCGATCCCCGGTCTGTCGCTGCTGGGCCTGGACATGAGCAAGTTCGAGGACGCCAACCTGGTGCGCCTGACCGAACTGCCGGCCGGCTCCCCCGTCGCCGTGGTGGTCCGTCAGCTCTCCGAGCACGTGCAGGGTGACGTCGAGCTGATCGGTCAGCTCAAGGGGGCCGGTGTGGTGCCCAATGCCCGCGTGCAAGTGGAGAGTGGCCCGCACGGCGGTGTGACGATCCTGATCGGCGGCCACGAGAACGTGCACCTGCCCCACGAGATGGCCCACGCTGTCAAGGTCGAGAAGGTCTAG
- a CDS encoding inositol monophosphatase family protein produces MSNDGGEVLRALAEQLAAEAAEFVRRRRAEVFDDEQAQAANAVQAGIVQTKSTPTDPVTIVDTETELLLRDRISALRPGDVILGEEGGGPAAGTDGAVCWVLDPIDGTVNFMYGIPAYGISVAAQIDGVSVAGAVADVVSGEVYSAAAGGGAHVSRGGQRRELRAAPVTELSMALVGTGFGYAPQRRAEQSALLARLLPLVRDVRRIGSASLDLCMVAAGRLDAHYEHGLHVWDWAAGALIAAEAGAVVALPQLDEDGALLVAAAPGIAAALTDALAGFGGLQPLT; encoded by the coding sequence GTGAGCAACGACGGCGGAGAAGTGTTACGGGCACTGGCGGAGCAGCTGGCCGCCGAAGCCGCCGAGTTCGTCCGTCGCCGGCGCGCGGAAGTCTTCGACGACGAGCAGGCTCAGGCCGCGAATGCGGTTCAGGCCGGGATAGTTCAGACGAAGAGCACGCCGACCGATCCGGTGACCATTGTGGACACCGAAACCGAACTCCTACTGCGTGATCGGATCAGCGCGCTGCGTCCCGGCGATGTGATTCTCGGGGAGGAGGGCGGTGGCCCGGCGGCGGGCACCGACGGTGCGGTGTGTTGGGTGCTCGACCCGATCGACGGCACGGTGAACTTCATGTACGGCATTCCGGCATACGGGATCTCGGTCGCCGCCCAGATCGACGGCGTGTCGGTCGCGGGCGCGGTGGCCGACGTGGTCAGCGGTGAGGTGTACTCGGCGGCCGCCGGAGGCGGCGCGCACGTGTCCCGCGGCGGGCAGCGCCGGGAACTGCGGGCCGCCCCGGTGACCGAGCTGTCGATGGCGTTGGTGGGCACCGGTTTCGGCTATGCCCCGCAGCGGCGCGCCGAGCAGTCCGCGTTGCTGGCGCGGTTGCTGCCGCTGGTGCGTGACGTCCGCCGGATCGGGTCGGCCTCGCTGGATCTGTGCATGGTCGCCGCGGGCCGTCTCGATGCTCACTATGAGCACGGCCTGCACGTGTGGGATTGGGCCGCGGGCGCGCTGATCGCCGCCGAGGCGGGCGCGGTGGTGGCGCTGCCGCAGCTCGACGAGGACGGCGCGTTACTGGTGGCGGCGGCGCCGGGGATCGCGGCTGCGCTCACCGACGCCCTGGCGGGTTTCGGGGGTCTGCAGCCGCTGACCTAG
- a CDS encoding sigma-70 family RNA polymerase sigma factor: MTVAADQEATMAHATTSRIDSDLDAQSPAADLVRVYLNGIGKTALLTAEDEVELAKRIEAGLFAQHLLETKKRLSENRKRDLAIIVRDGQAARSHLLEANLRLVVSLAKRYTGRGMPLLDLIQEGNLGLIRAMEKFDYTKGFKFSTYATWWIRQAITRGMADQSRTIRLPVHLVEQVNKLARIKREMHQSLGREASDEELAEESGIPVEKINDLLEHSRDPVSLDMPVGSDEEAPLGDFIEDSEAMSAENAVIAELLHTDIRHVLATLDEREQQVIRLRFGLDDGQPRTLDQIGKLFGLSRERVRQIEREVMSKLRNGDRADRLRSYAS, encoded by the coding sequence GTGACAGTTGCAGCCGATCAGGAGGCCACCATGGCACATGCCACCACCAGCCGGATTGACAGCGATCTGGACGCCCAGAGTCCAGCCGCCGACTTGGTGCGCGTCTATCTGAACGGCATCGGCAAAACCGCCCTGCTCACCGCAGAAGACGAGGTAGAGCTGGCCAAGCGGATCGAGGCCGGGCTGTTCGCCCAGCACCTGCTGGAGACCAAGAAGCGACTCAGCGAGAACCGCAAGCGCGATCTCGCCATCATCGTGCGCGACGGGCAGGCCGCCCGCAGTCATCTGCTCGAGGCCAACCTGCGCCTGGTGGTGTCGCTGGCCAAGCGCTACACCGGTCGGGGCATGCCGCTGCTGGATCTCATCCAGGAGGGCAACCTGGGTCTGATCCGCGCGATGGAGAAGTTCGACTACACCAAGGGTTTCAAGTTCTCGACGTATGCCACGTGGTGGATCCGTCAGGCCATCACCCGCGGCATGGCCGACCAGAGCCGCACGATCCGGCTCCCCGTCCACCTCGTGGAACAGGTGAACAAGCTCGCCCGCATCAAGCGTGAGATGCACCAGAGCCTGGGCCGGGAGGCCAGCGACGAGGAGCTCGCCGAGGAGTCCGGTATTCCGGTCGAGAAGATCAACGATCTGCTCGAGCACAGCCGCGACCCGGTGAGCCTCGACATGCCGGTCGGCAGCGACGAGGAGGCCCCGCTCGGCGACTTCATCGAGGACTCCGAGGCCATGTCCGCCGAGAACGCGGTGATCGCCGAATTGCTGCACACCGACATCCGCCACGTGCTGGCCACTTTGGACGAGCGGGAGCAGCAGGTGATCCGGCTGCGATTCGGCCTCGACGACGGCCAGCCCCGCACCCTCGACCAGATCGGCAAGCTGTTCGGCCTGTCCCGCGAGCGGGTCCGCCAGATCGAGCGTGAGGTCATGTCGAAGCTGCGCAACGGCGACCGGGCCGACCGGCTGCGGTCGTACGCCAGCTGA
- a CDS encoding RidA family protein has protein sequence MSRVNLSSESAYEPEVGYSRAVRIGPHVAISGTTGAGDDVVAQTRHALQRIATALDDLGASLSDVVRTRIYVTDIAAWRGVGAVHAEFFGAIRPAATMVEVAALIEPGLLVEIEADAYVDVSNG, from the coding sequence TTGAGCAGGGTGAATCTGTCCTCGGAATCGGCCTACGAGCCCGAAGTCGGCTACTCCCGGGCGGTTCGCATCGGCCCGCACGTCGCGATATCCGGCACCACCGGTGCGGGCGACGACGTCGTCGCTCAGACTCGACATGCATTGCAGCGCATAGCAACAGCGCTGGACGATCTCGGCGCCTCGCTGTCCGACGTGGTCCGCACCCGCATCTACGTCACCGACATCGCGGCCTGGCGCGGGGTCGGCGCGGTGCACGCGGAGTTCTTCGGCGCGATCCGCCCGGCCGCCACCATGGTCGAGGTCGCCGCGCTCATCGAGCCCGGGCTGCTGGTGGAGATCGAGGCCGACGCCTACGTCGACGTCTCGAACGGCTGA